Sequence from the Argopecten irradians isolate NY chromosome 12, Ai_NY, whole genome shotgun sequence genome:
AaatttagtccgctaaacctgcctatgtTATTAggctattttattttttttgcctaatatatatattaggcaaaaaaaaaaaaaaaaaaaaaaattaaaaaactctaataatataggcaggtttagcggactaacgAAAATTGTGACATCAACTTCCAATTCGTATATCGCACATCGACGTTATGCTGCATTTGCGTTAAAATAATTCCAAAACTCGCAGATATTAGAAGAATCGGTCTGTAAAGGTAGAGGGCATTTAATCACGTATCAAAGAACAAACGAACGcgcaatatttcaaaattattatataagataGATGAATGAATAAACATGGTACTTTATATAAAACCAATTAATGAGAGGAACCGCAAGACAAGATAGATACATTTTCCTGGCAGTATTTTTGTAAGttaatttatttaataacaTTATTATGACAGAAATTCTTTTTCTGTTTTAGACCTACAAAAAATCAGGAAGTGATGCGCTCTACCATGACATACATTTTTGGATCGGAAAATACAGCACTCAGGTAAATACCGCACTCATATACTAATAATCTATCAACAGCACTTACATATATCTAGCACTCTGATCAACAACCCACCCATATTTAGGGACCACACTTACATATATCTAGCACTCTGATCAACAACCCACCCATATTTAGGGACCACACTTACATATATCTAGCACTCTGATCAACAACCCACCCATATTTAGGGACCACACTTACATATATCTAGCACTCTGATCAACAACCCACCCATATTTAGGGACCACACTTTACGACCCACCCATATTTAGGGACCACACTTTACGACCCACCCATATTTAGGGACCACACTTTACGACCCACCCATATTTAGGGACCACACTTTACGACCCACCCATATTTAGGGACCACACTTTACGACCCACCCATATTTAGGGACCACACTTTACGACCCTAGGGAAAATCCCCTTggataattaatttgaattatttgtGATTAttcacaaataattaatttcccCAATTATAGCACATAGGATGTTATTTCTACAGGATGAGTATGGCACGGCCGCCTACAAGACAGTGGAGTTAGCCACCTACCTCGGGGGCAACCCCATCCAACACCGAGAGGTCCAGGAGCACGAGTCAAAGCAGTTCCTCAAGTACTTCGTCACCATCACGTACGTATACAATATAATGCCTTTTCAGTGACTGAGTTAACTCCCTTGAGGGAAGGGATCCATTGGTCAATTGTGAGCAAATCTGAAGTCACTGAAAAGTGTGTGCGCGCAAACATGACGTCAATCAATACTTACTCTATCATCAATTGCAAATATTCAATTTCAGCAGAAACGATTATCATGGCATTATGACCGTGAGGATCAATTATCCTTTGTTCTGTAAAGAAAAATAGGGGCATCACCTCtccaaacaaatacaaaaatgcgTTCAATGCTTTGGCTTTTCCGAAcagttttgtttattgtttattgttacagGCCTTCACAATAGACAACATTTTATTGAACGATATCACATTCTACTTTATGACTGAAAATGTTCTCTTGTTTCAAAAATGGAATCACAGATATCTACAGGGAGGTGCAGAAAGCGGTTTTCGGACGGTAAAGTCCGAGGAGTACACACCTCGCCTTCTACATTTCCATGGAGACAGACGAGGTGTTACGGTTAAGGAGGTAATGTCGGTGTGGGAGGGGTTTGGGATAACCCGAATTGcctaacaattttattttaatcttcAGTATTTCATTAGCTTCCTTCAGATTAGGTTTGGCAGGTTATTCTCTTGGCACAAAGGAAATGATATTGTCTCTGTTACCATATAAATCGTACTTacggattatgtgataatacCAGCTAATTAAACGGGAATGGTCTCTCAACCCAATATGATACATCAGACAGTGGAAAACCTACCTACAAATACCAGAATATGTTGTTAACAGATTCCAAGAGACAAGAGGAAGTTAGATTCTACGGACGTCCACATACTGGACCTCGGCTACATCATTTACCAGTGGAACGGCAAGACAAGTAACAAGGACGAGAGGGTCAAGGTGAGTAGATATTTACCAGTGGAACGGCAAGAAACGTAACAAGGGTGAGATGGTCAAGGAGAGTAGATATTTACCAGTGGAACGACGAGAAAAGTATCAATGACGAGAAGGTCAAGGTGAGTAGATATTTACCAGATGAACGACAAGACAAGTAACAAGGACGAGAGGGTCAAGGTGAGTAGATATTTACCAGTGGAACGACAAGACAAGTAACAAGGAGGAGAGGGTCAAGGTGAGTAGATATTTACCAATGGAACGACAAGACAAGTAACAAGGAGGAGAGGGTCAAGGTGagtagatatttacctgtcaaaCGACAAGACAAGTAACAAGGAGGAGAGGGTCAAGGTGAGTAGATATTTACCAGTGGAACGACAAGAAAAGTAACAAGGACGAGAGGGTCAAGGTGagtagatatttacctgtcgaACGGCAAGACAGGTAACAAGGACGAGAGGGTCAAGGTGagtagatatttacctgtcgaACGACAAGAAAAGTAACAAGGACGAGAGGGTCTAGGTGAGTAGATATTTACTTATGGAACGGCAAGAAAAGTAAGAAGGACGAAAGGATCAAGTGTAGaacagaaattttttttttctgcatcCACTAATGTACTCGTGTTCAAACCTGTCCTCAGGCTATGCAGTATATCATAGACTTGAAGGAAGAACGCTGTGGGAAGGCTGTGTCAGAAGTCCTGGAAGAGGAATCCACTGAACCAGATGTAAgtatttcttttatattcatTACAGCTAGAACGCTTATAGAACATACCGTAACGTTTGTGTCATAGACAACGGaattacaatcatgaataaAATGTAACTGTAGAACGAGTTTGGTAATTTTGCTGAGTCCTAAAAGTTATTATCTTATTATAGATACCACATTTATCATAACTTCTTTAGCAATTCAATAAAAGCCCACTACCGTTCCCAGTACGTGGACAAAAGTACTTGGACACCTCATATTTTAACTATATATTTCAggtatttttactttttttttctttaaattatcCTGATGAATTTTATCCAAATTTGGCATATGTATAGTAAATTTTCTACGCGTTCAGCTcacaaaatgtttaatattccgatgtttcatttttaaaatatcatcttaaactttatgacgtcatttcttCTTTATTCTAACAAAAATGGCAACGAAAGCGTATTGCTTGCTAATAAGACAAGGTTTTTAAAAAACATACACAAAGAGAAATTGTcgaaatattataaacattatgAGTTGAAAGTGTAGACAATGCTCTGTAAGTATACCCAATTTGGTTGAAATTCGCCGATAGCAAAAATCAggaaatttaaaagaaaaaaaaaagtgaaaatgcATGAAATATCTAGTAACAATATGAGAATCGGAGTACTTTTGTCCACGTTCTGTAATTACCGCGTGGTAGTTAAATATCATTTAGACAGACagtgaaatgaattttgagtgtTAACAAAGATGACGAGGGAATCTGTCATTTGTGTGGTGTAATAACCCATCATATATTATATGCCattgatataaattttgaaatatatatttttaagaaatttcatttttgtttcggTGACGTAGTGAGCCTTTACTTGTACGATCCTTTATAAAACGGATGAGAATAAAGATATCGCATCACATTGACAGTGACATTAAAACATAGCCTTCTACAGAGCAATTTATAAAATAAGGCTAACATCTTTCTGAACAACATAATTTCTaaatctatgtatgtatgtgtggaATATTACTaaatctatgtatgtatgtgtgtgtggagtATTACTaaatctatgtatgtatgtgtggaATATTACTaaatctatgtatgtatgtgtggaATATTACTaaatctatgtatgtatgtgtggaATATTACTaaatctatgtatgtatgtgtgtgtggagtATTACTaaatctatgtatgtatgtgtggaATATTACTaaatctatgtatgtatgtgtgggATATTATTtaatctatgtatgtatgtgtggaATATTACTaaatctatgtatgtatgtgtggaATATTACTaaatctatgtatgtatgtgtgggatattattaaatttatgtatgtatgtgtggaATATTACTaaatctatgtatgtatgtgtgggATATTACTtaatctatgtatgtatgtgtgggATATTACTaaatctatgtatgtatgtgtggaATATTACTaaatctatgtatgtatgtgtggaATATTACTaaatctatgtatgtatgtgtgggATATTACTaaatctatgtatgtatgtgtggaATATTACTaaatctatgtatgtatgtgtggaATATTGCTaaatctatgtatgtatgtgtgggATATTTCTaaatctatgtatgtatgtgtggaATATTACTaaatctatgtatgtatgtgtgggATATTACTaaatctatgtatgtatgtgtggaATATTAAAGATAATGGGGAAGCTATTCGTTATCTTGACAAACGCTGCACAGTTTAATGTTTCTCCTACTTAATTCAGCACTGTTTTACTGTTATACATTCATCGGGGCCAGAAGTAAGTTCTGATATATACAAATGTGCTATTTTTTGACAATTAAGAATTGTTTAGGCATTAACGAGATATTGTAATCGATCGGGTGACGATAAGTGATTAAATCTGGCAATCGTTGTGAGCAGCATGACGTGTGATCCCTTCTGATTCATTTGTAAATTATTAACAAGCAAATGAGTGTTAAGATCTGTAAAGAGAACGTGTGTCCACGTCTAGTTGATGTTCCTTTTGACAGCATTTGTTTTATGCGTGTCTGGACCAAGTGGCCGAAGACGATGAGGACCTATCTTACTTTGCACAGGATACAACAAAAGAACTCTACAGGTCAGTTATTAAtagtaattagaa
This genomic interval carries:
- the LOC138305105 gene encoding gelsolin-like protein 2, producing the protein SAKSALRKQKKYDWKDSNLALFGSKLEYELKKDSAEHELAWHNAGKEVGRKIWRIVNFQVTDWPEEDYGKFYEGDSYIVLDTYKKSGSDALYHDIHFWIGKYSTQDEYGTAAYKTVELATYLGGNPIQHREVQEHESKQFLKYFVTITYLQGGAESGFRTVKSEEYTPRLLHFHGDRRGVTVKEIPRDKRKLDSTDVHILDLGYIIYQWNGKTSNKDERVKAMQYIIDLKEERCGKAVSEVLEEESTEPDHLFYACLDQVAEDDEDLSYFAQDTTKELYRLSDDSGTMTFSLEKTGTIMMKDFDGKDVFIFDTKTEVFVFIGKETSVNESKFAMTYAHNYLMKTDHPLIPISCILEQAVDAAFNFTAALAA